The following proteins are encoded in a genomic region of Paenibacillus sp. FSL H3-0469:
- the tilS gene encoding tRNA lysidine(34) synthetase TilS, translating into MEHRKELVESVMEAAAEYELWAPHDTIVVAVSGGPDSVALLRILHEISLTRMPLALICAHVNHGFRAESAEEAELVRALAAELGIPFELGEFDIPSIIKESGLGPEGAAREKRYQFLIATAHRYQARSVALAHHADDQAETVLMRLLRGSGPSGLAGMRWKRTEKKVELIRPFLRINKTALVGFCREEGLAYAEDATNLLTQYKRNAVRLELLPMLEQHNPQVRQSLLQLAEIASAEDEYMEANAAKCFDELVFTEHGKYTLKRAAFAAIPSALQRRLIKLILNYLSADSSFMDFSKIEAVRRGTLQEYPTVWMLDMGGGYVCVRQYDTIVFSSKPLTRQVSYTYRLSLTHPRIKLMEIGKVMTMRGLAGEVFCAQEEDYGKNSAWFDGDDLVLPLTIRSRLPGDTIRVMGLNGSKKVKDIYIDDKIPSSERPAIPLVCDALGNIVWIPGVRRSVHAAVGRHTATVLLLTLEDMEQGEES; encoded by the coding sequence ATGGAGCACAGGAAGGAACTGGTGGAATCCGTAATGGAGGCTGCGGCTGAATATGAGCTGTGGGCGCCTCATGACACCATCGTAGTCGCAGTTTCCGGAGGGCCGGACTCTGTGGCTCTTTTGCGTATTCTGCATGAGATCTCCCTGACCCGGATGCCGCTGGCGCTGATCTGCGCCCATGTCAATCACGGCTTCAGAGCCGAATCGGCAGAGGAAGCAGAGCTGGTGCGGGCCCTCGCGGCAGAGCTGGGCATTCCCTTCGAGCTGGGCGAATTCGATATTCCGTCCATCATTAAGGAGAGCGGGCTTGGCCCGGAAGGGGCTGCACGGGAGAAGCGTTACCAGTTCCTGATTGCTACCGCACACCGTTATCAGGCGCGCTCGGTGGCGCTGGCCCATCATGCAGATGACCAGGCCGAGACGGTGCTTATGCGGCTGCTGCGGGGGAGCGGGCCCTCGGGCCTTGCCGGCATGCGCTGGAAACGGACCGAAAAAAAGGTGGAACTCATCCGCCCCTTCCTGCGTATTAACAAAACGGCTCTTGTCGGCTTTTGCCGGGAGGAGGGCCTGGCTTATGCGGAAGATGCGACCAACCTCCTGACGCAGTACAAGCGGAATGCAGTCAGGCTGGAGCTGCTGCCTATGCTGGAGCAGCATAATCCGCAGGTGAGACAATCGCTTCTGCAGCTGGCCGAAATTGCCTCGGCGGAAGATGAATATATGGAGGCGAATGCGGCAAAATGCTTTGATGAGCTGGTTTTCACCGAGCATGGAAAATACACCTTGAAAAGAGCTGCCTTTGCGGCCATACCCTCCGCTTTACAACGGCGTTTGATTAAACTAATATTAAATTATCTGTCGGCGGATTCATCATTCATGGATTTTTCCAAGATTGAAGCAGTACGCCGGGGAACGCTGCAGGAATACCCTACCGTCTGGATGCTCGATATGGGTGGCGGTTATGTCTGCGTGCGGCAATATGATACCATTGTGTTCTCGTCCAAGCCCTTGACCCGGCAGGTAAGTTATACATACCGGCTGTCTTTGACTCATCCCCGGATTAAGCTGATGGAGATAGGAAAGGTTATGACGATGAGGGGGCTTGCGGGAGAAGTTTTTTGTGCACAGGAGGAGGATTACGGGAAGAACTCGGCTTGGTTTGACGGGGATGATCTTGTCCTGCCGCTCACCATTCGTTCCCGGTTGCCTGGAGATACCATAAGGGTTATGGGATTAAACGGAAGCAAAAAGGTAAAAGATATTTACATTGATGATAAAATACCTTCTTCCGAACGGCCTGCAATTCCCCTCGTATGTGATGCACTCGGCAATATCGTCTGGATTCCGGGCGTAAGGCGTTCGGTGCATGCCGCAGTTGGGCGGCACACGGCCACGGTTCTGCTCCTGACCCTGGAAGACATGGAACAGGGCGAAGAGTCGTAA
- the hpt gene encoding hypoxanthine phosphoribosyltransferase, translated as MQNDIQEILISEEEIQQRIRELGAQLSKEYADRTPLVICVLKGAFIFMADLVKVITVPVEMDFMAVSSYGGTTKSSGVVKIIKDLDTSVEGRDVLIVEDIIDSGLTLSYLIDMLQGRNAASVNVVTLFDKPSGRAVNLEAQYTGFVIPDAFLVGYGLDYAELYRNLPYVGVLKPEIYTK; from the coding sequence TTGCAGAATGATATTCAGGAAATCTTGATCAGCGAAGAAGAAATTCAACAAAGAATCAGGGAGCTTGGCGCCCAGCTGAGCAAGGAATATGCAGACCGCACACCTTTAGTGATTTGTGTACTCAAAGGTGCGTTTATTTTTATGGCGGATCTGGTTAAAGTGATTACAGTACCCGTTGAAATGGACTTCATGGCGGTATCCAGCTACGGCGGTACAACCAAATCATCCGGCGTAGTCAAAATCATCAAGGATTTGGATACATCGGTTGAAGGCCGTGATGTTCTGATTGTCGAGGATATTATCGACAGTGGCCTTACACTCAGCTATCTGATTGACATGCTGCAGGGGCGCAATGCCGCTTCTGTCAATGTAGTCACTCTGTTCGACAAGCCGTCAGGCCGCGCAGTGAATCTTGAAGCCCAGTATACCGGTTTTGTGATTCCTGATGCATTCCTCGTAGGCTATGGACTGGACTATGCCGAGCTGTACCGGAACCTCCCTTACGTCGGTGTACTGAAGCCTGAGATTTATACCAAATGA
- the ftsH gene encoding ATP-dependent zinc metalloprotease FtsH yields the protein MNRFIRNSGFYLILFLVVVGIVQFVSNGNESADLPRYDELRQEISNNNVKSMTVQFEGNAFLVTGEYKELPPEAKSKNFSTYVPPTDEALNQLVAASDKNGIELSQKKMEGDSIWLTFLSSMIPLVIMFILFFFLFNNAQGGGGKVMNFGKSKARLYNEEKKKISFEDVAGADEEKQELVEVVEFLKDPRKFAAVGARIPKGVLLVGPPGTGKTLLARAVAGEAGVPFFSISGSDFVEMFVGVGASRVRDLFENAKKNAPCIIFIDEIDAVGRQRGAGLGGGHDEREQTLNQLLVEMDGFGGNEGIIIVAATNRADILDPALLRPGRFDRQITVDRPDVKGREAVLKVHSRNKPLTKDVRLDVIAKRTTGFTGADLENLLNEAALLAARRNRKDITMREVDEAIDRVIVGTEKRSRVISDREKRIVAYHEAGHTIAGYFLEHADVVHKVTIIPRGRAGGYVIMLPKEDRMIVTKQELLDKVTGLLGGRVAEELFIGEIGTGAYSDFQQATRIVRAMIMEYGMSDKLGPLQFGATQGQVFLGRDIGHEQNYSDSIAYEIDQEMQNLIRSSYERCRDLLTKHSKEMHLIANTLLEKETLELDQIAELIEQGYLSEDGKPEEGVAITNEAGEPIIDSIGDVRVRIQGKNGEESPLDLSKDIPNKPDPEEGNGPDDGNKGGGSLV from the coding sequence ATGAATCGGTTCATCCGGAATTCTGGTTTTTATTTGATTTTATTTTTAGTCGTGGTGGGCATAGTCCAGTTTGTAAGCAATGGAAATGAATCCGCCGATCTCCCTAGATATGATGAGTTGCGGCAGGAGATCTCGAACAATAATGTGAAGAGCATGACGGTTCAGTTTGAGGGGAATGCATTTCTGGTTACTGGCGAATATAAAGAGCTGCCACCCGAGGCTAAATCGAAGAATTTCTCCACTTATGTTCCTCCTACAGACGAGGCCCTTAACCAGCTTGTGGCTGCCAGCGATAAGAACGGCATAGAACTTAGCCAGAAGAAAATGGAAGGTGACAGCATCTGGCTGACATTCCTCTCTTCCATGATCCCACTGGTTATTATGTTCATCCTGTTCTTCTTCCTGTTCAATAATGCACAGGGCGGCGGCGGCAAGGTAATGAACTTCGGCAAGAGCAAGGCCCGGTTATATAATGAAGAGAAGAAGAAGATCAGCTTCGAGGATGTTGCAGGAGCTGACGAAGAGAAGCAAGAGCTGGTTGAGGTTGTTGAATTTCTCAAGGACCCCCGCAAATTTGCAGCGGTGGGTGCCCGGATTCCGAAGGGGGTACTCCTTGTAGGTCCTCCGGGAACAGGTAAAACCTTGCTGGCCCGTGCAGTTGCAGGGGAAGCAGGCGTTCCGTTCTTCAGCATTTCCGGTTCCGACTTCGTGGAAATGTTCGTCGGTGTCGGCGCATCCCGCGTTCGTGACTTGTTCGAGAATGCGAAGAAGAACGCACCTTGTATTATCTTTATCGATGAGATCGATGCTGTGGGACGTCAGCGCGGCGCAGGACTTGGCGGCGGACATGACGAACGTGAACAGACCCTTAACCAATTGCTCGTTGAAATGGACGGCTTTGGCGGCAACGAAGGCATCATCATTGTCGCGGCTACCAACCGCGCAGATATTCTTGACCCGGCGCTGCTCCGTCCGGGCCGTTTCGACCGTCAGATTACGGTTGACCGTCCAGATGTGAAGGGCCGCGAAGCTGTATTGAAGGTTCACTCCCGCAACAAACCGCTGACTAAGGATGTAAGACTTGACGTTATCGCCAAGCGTACTACCGGCTTCACCGGTGCGGATCTGGAGAACCTGCTGAACGAAGCGGCATTGCTTGCTGCACGCCGTAACCGTAAGGACATTACGATGCGTGAAGTGGATGAAGCGATTGACCGTGTCATCGTTGGTACCGAGAAGCGCAGCCGCGTCATCAGTGACCGCGAGAAACGGATTGTCGCTTATCACGAAGCAGGCCATACTATTGCCGGCTACTTCCTTGAGCATGCTGATGTGGTACACAAGGTAACCATTATCCCGCGCGGCCGTGCCGGCGGATATGTCATTATGCTTCCTAAGGAAGACCGGATGATCGTTACCAAGCAGGAGCTGCTTGATAAGGTAACCGGACTCCTGGGCGGACGTGTTGCAGAAGAGCTATTCATTGGTGAAATCGGCACAGGCGCTTATAGTGACTTCCAGCAGGCTACGCGCATTGTGCGTGCTATGATTATGGAATATGGGATGAGTGATAAGCTCGGGCCGTTGCAGTTCGGTGCAACTCAAGGCCAAGTCTTCCTGGGCCGGGATATCGGACATGAACAGAATTACAGCGACTCCATTGCTTATGAGATTGATCAGGAAATGCAGAACCTTATCCGCAGCAGCTATGAGCGCTGCAGAGATCTGCTGACCAAGCACTCCAAAGAAATGCACCTGATTGCCAACACCCTGCTTGAGAAGGAAACGCTGGAACTTGATCAGATCGCAGAATTGATTGAGCAAGGCTACCTGAGTGAGGATGGCAAGCCAGAAGAAGGCGTAGCCATTACCAATGAAGCGGGCGAGCCGATTATTGATTCCATCGGTGATGTACGTGTCCGGATTCAAGGTAAGAATGGCGAAGAATCCCCATTAGACCTGTCTAAGGATATTCCGAACAAGCCGGACCCTGAAGAGGGCAACGGACCGGATGACGGGAATAAGGGCGGCGGAAGCCTAGTCTAA